A genomic window from Oncorhynchus kisutch isolate 150728-3 unplaced genomic scaffold, Okis_V2 scaffold2572, whole genome shotgun sequence includes:
- the LOC116370498 gene encoding TOG array regulator of axonemal microtubules protein 1-like isoform X6: MAQNHMDILMPKLHDICLAIINEVKNLRSAVSCAAMATLGDMYVHLQRAMDSEVEVTARVLLHKASEANAFIRQGANSALGHMVQSCTPTRVMNALLVGGLSHRNARSCTAQHLERLAEVMGTARLLSGKKDLTDRFLIAVSKLAVDPSQEVRHHGRNILSNMATNGDFPKMWDKFAPRKERESLREVISKVNLKESSAWNIQCHILGDVWGDIRDDHSNILWKGKKEDQDVNKCKP; the protein is encoded by the exons ATGGCTCAGAACCACATGGACATACTGATGCCTAAACTCCATGATATCTGTCTTGCCATTATAAATGAG GTGAAGAACCTGCGCTCTGCAGTGTCCTGTGCTGCCATGGCCACACTGGGTGACATGTACGTCCACCTCCAGAGGGCCATGGACAGTGAGGTGGAGGTGACGGCACGCGTGCTGCTGCACAAAGCCAGCGAGGCCAACGCCTTCATCCGGCAGGGCGCCAACTCTGCCCTGGGTCACATGGTGCAGAGCTGCACCCCTACACGTGTCATGAATGCCCTGCTGGTCGGTGggctgag CCACCGTAACGCGAGGAGCTGCACTGCTCAGCACCTGGAGAGACTGGCTGAGGTCATGGGGACGGCTCGTCTCCTGTCGGGGAAGAAAGACCTCACTGACCGTTTCTTGATTGCCGTCAGTAAACTGGCTGTGGACCCTTCACAGGAAGTCAG GCATCATGGTCGCAATATCTTGAGCAACATGGCCACCAATGGCGACTTTCCTAAAATGTGGGACAAATTCGCtccgaggaaagagagagaatcctTGAGGGAGGTCATCTCAAAGGTTAACCTCAAAGAAAG CTCTGCATGGAACATCCAGTGTCACATCCTTGGTGACGTGTGGGGTGACATCCGGGAtgaccacagcaacatcctctggaaagggaaaaaagaggatcaggatgtaaacaaatgcaaACCGTAG
- the LOC116370498 gene encoding TOG array regulator of axonemal microtubules protein 1-like isoform X2, protein MAASEPKGQIKNQARLQPLSNPEQALTKTFKLLHSASDDWEKKIEGLTFLRVMAQNHMDILMPKLHDICLAIINEVKNLRSAVSCAAMATLGDMYVHLQRAMDSEVEVTARVLLHKASEANAFIRQGANSALGHMVQSCTPTRVMNALLVGGLSHRNARSCTAQHLERLAEVMGTARLLSGKKDLTDRFLIAVSKLAVDPSQEVRHHGRNILSNMATNGDFPKMWDKFAPRKERESLREVISKVNLKERRSSTLPSKACKIIARLPLS, encoded by the exons ATGGCAGCCAGTGAGCCAAAGGGTCAAATTAAGAACCAGGCCAGATTGCAGCCTCTGTCCAACCCAGAGCAGGCCCTGACTAAGACCTTCAAGCTGCTCCACTCTGCCTCTGATGACTG GGAGAAGAAGATCGAGGGCTTGACCTTTCTCCGTGTGATGGCTCAGAACCACATGGACATACTGATGCCTAAACTCCATGATATCTGTCTTGCCATTATAAATGAG GTGAAGAACCTGCGCTCTGCAGTGTCCTGTGCTGCCATGGCCACACTGGGTGACATGTACGTCCACCTCCAGAGGGCCATGGACAGTGAGGTGGAGGTGACGGCACGCGTGCTGCTGCACAAAGCCAGCGAGGCCAACGCCTTCATCCGGCAGGGCGCCAACTCTGCCCTGGGTCACATGGTGCAGAGCTGCACCCCTACACGTGTCATGAATGCCCTGCTGGTCGGTGggctgag CCACCGTAACGCGAGGAGCTGCACTGCTCAGCACCTGGAGAGACTGGCTGAGGTCATGGGGACGGCTCGTCTCCTGTCGGGGAAGAAAGACCTCACTGACCGTTTCTTGATTGCCGTCAGTAAACTGGCTGTGGACCCTTCACAGGAAGTCAG GCATCATGGTCGCAATATCTTGAGCAACATGGCCACCAATGGCGACTTTCCTAAAATGTGGGACAAATTCGCtccgaggaaagagagagaatcctTGAGGGAGGTCATCTCAAAGGTTAACCTCAAAGAAAG GCGCAGCAGCACACTGCCCTCCAAAGCCTGCAAAATAATCGCTCGACTGCCCCTTTCCTAG
- the LOC116370498 gene encoding TOG array regulator of axonemal microtubules protein 1-like isoform X4, giving the protein MAASEPKGQIKNQARLQPLSNPEQALTKTFKLLHSASDDWEKKIEGLTFLRVMAQNHMDILMPKLHDICLAIINEVKNLRSAVSCAAMATLGDMYVHLQRAMDSEVEVTARVLLHKASEANAFIRQGANSALGHMVQSCTPTRVMNALLVGGLSHRNARSCTAQHLERLAEVMGTARLLSGKKDLTDRFLIAVSKLAVDPSQEVRHHGRNILSNMATNGDFPKMWDKFAPRKERESLREVISKVNLKERPHTHR; this is encoded by the exons ATGGCAGCCAGTGAGCCAAAGGGTCAAATTAAGAACCAGGCCAGATTGCAGCCTCTGTCCAACCCAGAGCAGGCCCTGACTAAGACCTTCAAGCTGCTCCACTCTGCCTCTGATGACTG GGAGAAGAAGATCGAGGGCTTGACCTTTCTCCGTGTGATGGCTCAGAACCACATGGACATACTGATGCCTAAACTCCATGATATCTGTCTTGCCATTATAAATGAG GTGAAGAACCTGCGCTCTGCAGTGTCCTGTGCTGCCATGGCCACACTGGGTGACATGTACGTCCACCTCCAGAGGGCCATGGACAGTGAGGTGGAGGTGACGGCACGCGTGCTGCTGCACAAAGCCAGCGAGGCCAACGCCTTCATCCGGCAGGGCGCCAACTCTGCCCTGGGTCACATGGTGCAGAGCTGCACCCCTACACGTGTCATGAATGCCCTGCTGGTCGGTGggctgag CCACCGTAACGCGAGGAGCTGCACTGCTCAGCACCTGGAGAGACTGGCTGAGGTCATGGGGACGGCTCGTCTCCTGTCGGGGAAGAAAGACCTCACTGACCGTTTCTTGATTGCCGTCAGTAAACTGGCTGTGGACCCTTCACAGGAAGTCAG GCATCATGGTCGCAATATCTTGAGCAACATGGCCACCAATGGCGACTTTCCTAAAATGTGGGACAAATTCGCtccgaggaaagagagagaatcctTGAGGGAGGTCATCTCAAAGGTTAACCTCAAAGAAAG acccCACACTCATCGCTAG
- the LOC116370498 gene encoding TOG array regulator of axonemal microtubules protein 1-like isoform X3 yields the protein MAASEPKGQIKNQARLQPLSNPEQALTKTFKLLHSASDDWEKKIEGLTFLRVMAQNHMDILMPKLHDICLAIINEVKNLRSAVSCAAMATLGDMYVHLQRAMDSEVEVTARVLLHKASEANAFIRQGANSALGHMVQSCTPTRVMNALLVGGLSHRNARSCTAQHLERLAEVMGTARLLSGKKDLTDRFLIAVSKLAVDPSQEVRHHGRNILSNMATNGDFPKMWDKFAPRKERESLREVISKVNLKERRGASLE from the exons ATGGCAGCCAGTGAGCCAAAGGGTCAAATTAAGAACCAGGCCAGATTGCAGCCTCTGTCCAACCCAGAGCAGGCCCTGACTAAGACCTTCAAGCTGCTCCACTCTGCCTCTGATGACTG GGAGAAGAAGATCGAGGGCTTGACCTTTCTCCGTGTGATGGCTCAGAACCACATGGACATACTGATGCCTAAACTCCATGATATCTGTCTTGCCATTATAAATGAG GTGAAGAACCTGCGCTCTGCAGTGTCCTGTGCTGCCATGGCCACACTGGGTGACATGTACGTCCACCTCCAGAGGGCCATGGACAGTGAGGTGGAGGTGACGGCACGCGTGCTGCTGCACAAAGCCAGCGAGGCCAACGCCTTCATCCGGCAGGGCGCCAACTCTGCCCTGGGTCACATGGTGCAGAGCTGCACCCCTACACGTGTCATGAATGCCCTGCTGGTCGGTGggctgag CCACCGTAACGCGAGGAGCTGCACTGCTCAGCACCTGGAGAGACTGGCTGAGGTCATGGGGACGGCTCGTCTCCTGTCGGGGAAGAAAGACCTCACTGACCGTTTCTTGATTGCCGTCAGTAAACTGGCTGTGGACCCTTCACAGGAAGTCAG GCATCATGGTCGCAATATCTTGAGCAACATGGCCACCAATGGCGACTTTCCTAAAATGTGGGACAAATTCGCtccgaggaaagagagagaatcctTGAGGGAGGTCATCTCAAAGGTTAACCTCAAAGAAAG gaggggtgcgtcacttgagtag
- the LOC116370498 gene encoding TOG array regulator of axonemal microtubules protein 1-like isoform X1 produces MAASEPKGQIKNQARLQPLSNPEQALTKTFKLLHSASDDWEKKIEGLTFLRVMAQNHMDILMPKLHDICLAIINEVKNLRSAVSCAAMATLGDMYVHLQRAMDSEVEVTARVLLHKASEANAFIRQGANSALGHMVQSCTPTRVMNALLVGGLSHRNARSCTAQHLERLAEVMGTARLLSGKKDLTDRFLIAVSKLAVDPSQEVRHHGRNILSNMATNGDFPKMWDKFAPRKERESLREVISKVNLKESSAWNIQCHILGDVWGDIRDDHSNILWKGKKEDQDVNKCKP; encoded by the exons ATGGCAGCCAGTGAGCCAAAGGGTCAAATTAAGAACCAGGCCAGATTGCAGCCTCTGTCCAACCCAGAGCAGGCCCTGACTAAGACCTTCAAGCTGCTCCACTCTGCCTCTGATGACTG GGAGAAGAAGATCGAGGGCTTGACCTTTCTCCGTGTGATGGCTCAGAACCACATGGACATACTGATGCCTAAACTCCATGATATCTGTCTTGCCATTATAAATGAG GTGAAGAACCTGCGCTCTGCAGTGTCCTGTGCTGCCATGGCCACACTGGGTGACATGTACGTCCACCTCCAGAGGGCCATGGACAGTGAGGTGGAGGTGACGGCACGCGTGCTGCTGCACAAAGCCAGCGAGGCCAACGCCTTCATCCGGCAGGGCGCCAACTCTGCCCTGGGTCACATGGTGCAGAGCTGCACCCCTACACGTGTCATGAATGCCCTGCTGGTCGGTGggctgag CCACCGTAACGCGAGGAGCTGCACTGCTCAGCACCTGGAGAGACTGGCTGAGGTCATGGGGACGGCTCGTCTCCTGTCGGGGAAGAAAGACCTCACTGACCGTTTCTTGATTGCCGTCAGTAAACTGGCTGTGGACCCTTCACAGGAAGTCAG GCATCATGGTCGCAATATCTTGAGCAACATGGCCACCAATGGCGACTTTCCTAAAATGTGGGACAAATTCGCtccgaggaaagagagagaatcctTGAGGGAGGTCATCTCAAAGGTTAACCTCAAAGAAAG CTCTGCATGGAACATCCAGTGTCACATCCTTGGTGACGTGTGGGGTGACATCCGGGAtgaccacagcaacatcctctggaaagggaaaaaagaggatcaggatgtaaacaaatgcaaACCGTAG
- the LOC116370498 gene encoding TOG array regulator of axonemal microtubules protein 1-like isoform X5 yields MAASEPKGQIKNQARLQPLSNPEQALTKTFKLLHSASDDWEKKIEGLTFLRVMAQNHMDILMPKLHDICLAIINEVKNLRSAVSCAAMATLGDMYVHLQRAMDSEVEVTARVLLHKASEANAFIRQGANSALGHMVQSCTPTRVMNALLVGGLSHRNARSCTAQHLERLAEVMGTARLLSGKKDLTDRFLIAVSKLAVDPSQEVRHHGRNILSNMATNGDFPKMWDKFAPRKERESLREVISKVNLKERNI; encoded by the exons ATGGCAGCCAGTGAGCCAAAGGGTCAAATTAAGAACCAGGCCAGATTGCAGCCTCTGTCCAACCCAGAGCAGGCCCTGACTAAGACCTTCAAGCTGCTCCACTCTGCCTCTGATGACTG GGAGAAGAAGATCGAGGGCTTGACCTTTCTCCGTGTGATGGCTCAGAACCACATGGACATACTGATGCCTAAACTCCATGATATCTGTCTTGCCATTATAAATGAG GTGAAGAACCTGCGCTCTGCAGTGTCCTGTGCTGCCATGGCCACACTGGGTGACATGTACGTCCACCTCCAGAGGGCCATGGACAGTGAGGTGGAGGTGACGGCACGCGTGCTGCTGCACAAAGCCAGCGAGGCCAACGCCTTCATCCGGCAGGGCGCCAACTCTGCCCTGGGTCACATGGTGCAGAGCTGCACCCCTACACGTGTCATGAATGCCCTGCTGGTCGGTGggctgag CCACCGTAACGCGAGGAGCTGCACTGCTCAGCACCTGGAGAGACTGGCTGAGGTCATGGGGACGGCTCGTCTCCTGTCGGGGAAGAAAGACCTCACTGACCGTTTCTTGATTGCCGTCAGTAAACTGGCTGTGGACCCTTCACAGGAAGTCAG GCATCATGGTCGCAATATCTTGAGCAACATGGCCACCAATGGCGACTTTCCTAAAATGTGGGACAAATTCGCtccgaggaaagagagagaatcctTGAGGGAGGTCATCTCAAAGGTTAACCTCAAAGAAAG GAATATCTGA